A region of Vitis vinifera cultivar Pinot Noir 40024 chromosome 15, ASM3070453v1 DNA encodes the following proteins:
- the LOC100267781 gene encoding plasmodesmata-located protein 8 codes for MRRLKKKMLRSLQPHSTDNIFIFALRLYSLFFIFSSLNSHGRLVDSHIFIYAGCSQEKYQPNSAFEGSLNSLLASVVSSAPQTSYNSFAMGNGSSTSTEGAVYGLYQCRGDLKTTDCSRCIESAVSQISLVCPYSYGAGLQLEGCYVRYEHVDFLGRLDTSLMYKKCSKSVSNDVEFYRRRDDVLADLQTATGFRVSSSGLVQGFAQCLGDLSSGDCSACLAEAVGKLKNLCGSASASDVFLSQCYARYWASGYYDFSSDSSSNQDQVGKTVAIIVGVLAGLAIVVVLLSFLRRALG; via the exons atgagAAGGCTAAAGAAGAAAATGTTGAGAAGCCTTCAACCACACTCTACTGACAATATCTTCATCTTTGCACTCAGACTTTACTCtcttttcttcatcttctcctCCCTCAACAGCCATGGCCGCCTCGTCGACTCCCACATCTTCATCTACGCAGGCTGTTCCCAAGAAAAGTACCAACCAAACTCAGCCTTTGAAGGCAGCCTCAATTCTTTACTGGCCTCAGTTGTGAGCTCTGCCCCTCAGACCTCTTACAATAGCTTCGCCATGGGAAATGGCAGCTCAACCTCAACGGAGGGGGCCGTGTATGGTTTGTATCAGTGCAGAGGCGACTTGAAGACGACTGACTGCTCAAGGTGTATTGAGAGTGCAGTTAGCCAAATAAGTCTGGTTTGTCCGTACTCCTATGGGGCTGGTTTGCAGCTGGAAGGCTGTTACGTGAGGTATGAGCATGTGGACTTCTTGGGGAGGCTGGATACGAGCCTTATGTACAAGAAGTGTAGTAAGAGCGTGAGCAATGATGTGGAGTTCTATAGGCGAAGGGACGATGTTCTTGCTGACTTACAGACTGCAACTGGGTTTCGAGTCAGTAGTTCAGGGTTGGTTCAAGGTTTTGCCCAGTGTTTAGGGGACCTGAGCTCAGGTGATTGCTCTGCTTGTCTTGCTGAAGCTGTTGGAAAGCTGAAGAATCTGTGTGGATCAGCTTCTGCATCAGATGTGTTCTTGTCACAGTGCTATGCTAGGTACTGGGCTTCTGGCTACTATGATTTCTCTTCAG ATTCCTCCTCCAACCAGGACCAAGTCGGAAAAACAGTAGCAATCATCGTAGGGGTGTTAGCCGGCCTCGCCATTGTCGTCGTTCTTCTCTCATTTTTACGTCGAGCACTAG GTTGA
- the LOC100255703 gene encoding pectinesterase 2 has translation MGLWTSSTLPLYIKHPICDYQLHTHLFENPNQINPNQAMVVEFLLVSLLLSPIVVSGYKSEDVKSWCSQTPYPQPCEYFLSHKPDHSPIKQKSDFLKISMQLALERALRAESNTYSLGSKCRNELEKTAWSDCLKLYEYTILRLNKTVDPNTKCSQVDSQTWLSTALTNLETCRAGFVELGVSDYLLPLMSNNVSKLISNTLSLNKVPYTEPSYKEGFPTWVKPGDRKLLQSSSPASQANIVVAKDGSGDYTTITAAVSAASKRSGTGRYVIYVKAGTYNENIEIGAKLKNIMLLGDGIGKTIITGSKSVGGGSTTFNSATVAAVGDGFIGRGLTIRNTAGAANHQAVALRSGSDLSVFYQCSFEGYQDTLYVHSERQFYRECDIYGTVDFIFGNAAVVLQNCNIYPRNPPNKTNTITAQGRTDPNQNTGISIHNCKVTAASDLKSVQSSVKTYLGRPWKEYSRTVFMKTYLDSLINPAGWMEWSGNFALKTLYYGEYMNTGPGSSTSNRVNWAGYHVITSSSEASKFTVGNFIAGNSWLPATNVPFTSGL, from the exons ATGGGTTTGTGGACATCCTCGACACTGCCTCTCTATATAAAGCACCCCATTTGTGACTATCAACTCCACACACACCTCTTCGAAAACCCTAACCAGATAAACCCTAATCAAGCCATGGTTGTAGAGTTTCTACTTGTGTCTCTCCTCCTTTCTCCGATTGTAGTCTCCGGCTACAAGTCGGAAGACGTGAAATCATGGTGTAGCCAAACACCCTACCCTCAACCTTGTGAGTATTTTCTGAGCCATAAACCTGACCATTCTCCTATCAAACAGAAGTCCGATTTTCTCAAAATATCGATGCAGCTGGCATTGGAACGTGCCCTTAGAGCCGAAAGTAACACCTATTCGCTAGGCTCAAAGTGCCGAAACGAGCTCGAAAAGACTGCATGGAGTGACTGTCTTAAGCTCTATGAGTACACCATTCTTAGGCTTAACAAAACTGTTGATCCCAACACAAAGTGCAGCCAAGTTGACTCTCAAACATGGCTCAGCACTGCCCTAACAAACCTCGAAACCTGTCGAGCCGGGTTCGTCGAGCTCGGTGTCTCGGACTATCTCTTGCCCTTGATGTCCAACAACGTTTCCAAGCTCATCAGCAACACTCTATCACTCAACAAGGTCCCATACACTGAGCCTAGCTACAAAGAGGGGTTCCCAACTTGGGTCAAGCCTGGTGACCGGAAGCTTCTGCAGTCATCTTCTCCGGCTTCACAGGCAAATATCGTGGTGGCAAAGGATGGTTCCGGTGATTACACAACAATAACAGCAGCAGTATCGGCCGCGTCGAAGCGATCGGGGACTGGAAGGTACGTGATATATGTGAAGGCAGGGACATACAATGAGAATATTGAGATTGGAGCTAAATTGAAGAATATCATGCTGTTGGGTGACGGTATCGGAAAGACCATCATCACCGGAAGCAAGAGCGTCGGAGGAGGCTCCACCACCTTCAATTCAGCCACCGTTG CTGCGGTTGGAGATGGATTCATCGGTCGAGGGCTGACGATCCGCAACACTGCCGGAGCAGCAAACCACCAGGCAGTGGCTCTCCGGTCGGGGTCCGATCTCTCGGTGTTCTACCAGTGCAGCTTTGAAGGGTACCAAGACACTCTCTACGTCCACTCCGAGAGACAATTCTACAGAGAATGTGACATCTACGGAACAGTAGATTTCATTTTTGGCAATGCTGCAGTCGTGCTACAAAACTGTAACATTTATCCCCGCAACCCTCCCAACAAGACTAACACAATCACTGCCCAAGGAAGGACCGATCCCAACCAAAATACCGGAATTTCCATCCACAATTGTAAGGTTACTGCTGCCTCAGACCTTAAATCGGTCCAAAGCTCGGTGAAGACATACCTTGGACGTCCATGGAAGGAGTACTCACGGACCGTCTTCATGAAGACGTACCTCGATAGCCTAATCAACCCTGCAGGGTGGATGGAATGGAGTGGTAACTTTGCCCTAAAGACACTATACTATGGTGAATACATGAACACCGGTCCTGGTTCATCGACATCGAATAGGGTAAATTGGGCTGGTTACCATGTTATAACGAGTTCATCGGAAGCGTCAAAGTTCACCGTCGGAAACTTCATCGCCGGCAACTCTTGGTTGCCGGCAACCAACGTGCCTTTCACCTCCGGCCTTTGA